Proteins encoded together in one Desulfovibrio sp. window:
- a CDS encoding type II secretion system F family protein yields MASFSYQVLNESGRTISGVIEAESVDQARQKLMALGYIPVSISRGRVKGGLEGWWEETEIKLTAVKLKDLILFTKQFRTMVQAGLSILEILRILEEQTENKKLKQVCTIMNADIKQGKTLFEAFSNHPKVFSGLYQNMVLAGEQSGALPEVLNRLIYLIEHEHKVKSDIRSALQYPATIVVALGTAFYVLLNFVVPKFVVSFKRAQIELPAPTVIAINLYEFFDAYGYYLLGGIIVGIFLFIRFLRTKGGRLWWDNLWLRIPIFGPLFTKAAMSRFASIFSILQASGISVLATLDILEGTIGNAAIALEFSRIKELLKEGRGLSSPLRQAKYFTPMVINMVAVGEETGNLEEMLMAVANHYDAEVEYAVSSLSEAINPILVVGLAGVVGFFALAIFLPMWDLTKMVK; encoded by the coding sequence ATGGCCTCTTTTTCCTACCAAGTCCTGAACGAATCCGGCCGGACCATATCCGGAGTGATCGAAGCCGAGTCGGTTGATCAGGCACGCCAGAAGCTTATGGCTTTGGGGTACATTCCTGTTTCAATTTCCCGGGGCAGGGTGAAAGGCGGCTTGGAGGGATGGTGGGAAGAAACCGAGATAAAGCTTACCGCAGTAAAGCTTAAAGATCTCATCCTTTTTACCAAACAGTTCCGGACCATGGTGCAAGCCGGACTTTCCATTCTCGAAATCTTGCGTATCTTAGAAGAGCAAACCGAGAATAAAAAGCTTAAGCAAGTCTGCACGATCATGAATGCGGACATCAAACAGGGCAAAACCTTGTTTGAGGCTTTTTCAAACCATCCCAAGGTATTTTCCGGGCTTTACCAGAATATGGTTCTGGCGGGTGAGCAGTCCGGAGCACTCCCGGAGGTGCTCAACCGCCTCATCTATCTCATAGAGCACGAACATAAGGTGAAATCGGACATACGCTCCGCTTTACAGTATCCGGCTACAATAGTCGTTGCTTTGGGTACTGCTTTCTACGTGTTGTTAAACTTCGTGGTGCCCAAGTTTGTGGTTAGTTTTAAAAGGGCTCAAATCGAACTGCCAGCGCCAACTGTGATTGCAATAAATCTGTATGAATTTTTCGATGCTTACGGATATTATCTCTTAGGCGGAATCATTGTTGGAATATTTCTTTTTATCAGATTTCTAAGAACAAAAGGGGGCCGTCTTTGGTGGGACAACCTGTGGTTACGCATCCCAATTTTCGGGCCTCTTTTTACTAAGGCGGCTATGTCCCGCTTTGCTTCCATCTTCTCCATTCTCCAGGCCAGCGGCATAAGCGTGCTGGCCACCCTGGATATCTTAGAAGGAACTATAGGCAATGCGGCCATTGCCTTGGAGTTCTCGCGCATCAAGGAGCTGCTCAAGGAAGGGCGCGGACTTTCCTCTCCGCTACGCCAGGCAAAATACTTCACTCCGATGGTCATCAATATGGTGGCCGTGGGCGAGGAAACCGGCAATCTGGAAGAGATGCTTATGGCCGTGGCCAACCATTATGATGCGGAAGTGGAGTATGCGGTAAGTTCGTTGTCGGAAGCAATCAATCCAATACTGGTAGTCGGTTTGGCCGGGGTGGTCGGTTTTTTTGCTTTGGCCATTTTCCTCCCCATGTGGGATTTGACCAAGATGGTGAAATAG
- a CDS encoding pilus assembly protein TadD, protein MDYYWLHQVFLYTFFKLGGYEALVLVRAALFILTVWFVYRYLSGQARQGGNGATLLVLSLTILYAMAILPRDLLLRPHVFSYMGIAVFMLIINQRPQLGWLLPAIGVVWVNLHGVEYPVMLLICGAYLCEYFIAKLLRRPVPNELRQLRWPLIATMYTVLATPAGTGLLLKPFAAPLFHELVINELRATKLSDLVVFSLYPVSNAVGSLANLLMVILGVSATVLCVMRRIRLSRLILIAGGLLLLPQSRRFTYEFVLLLLPLIGDALFLLSQKTRDISWRAAVSTGLAMVCGTIFVVVGYLGYRPHFPLSHGQLPVGVCDFLEKEGPGGRILNEPNSGGYLVWRLHPKYSLFMDMETMLFSSFDFFQSSNFAHDKTVLGKMLERYAPDFIMIAKDDQGFAETMAGFPRLVPVFLDDYAVLYADSDKHPGLVGKYRMEALPIAGMASADYKAMNSETRAKALVEAQRLLAVYPEGLVANAVVTKILMAEGQLEKAAVHAEMMVSRHPEHFMGYALGAQVAFEQNDFKRAVKLNLKALDRANPVEGVSIKRNLYAAYVRLEEYSKGYEALKDVANPLVWNTPAKDLYDLGIVAALSGKGREGLLLLDMALTKAPAEDEELIKEIEKYRTKLNSAIGR, encoded by the coding sequence GTGGACTATTACTGGCTTCACCAGGTGTTCCTGTACACGTTTTTCAAACTGGGTGGGTACGAAGCCCTGGTGTTGGTGCGGGCTGCTCTGTTTATCCTCACGGTATGGTTCGTTTACCGGTATCTGTCCGGGCAGGCCCGGCAGGGCGGAAACGGTGCCACGCTGCTGGTCCTGAGCCTCACCATTTTGTACGCCATGGCCATACTCCCCCGTGATCTTCTTCTGCGGCCTCACGTTTTTTCCTACATGGGCATTGCTGTATTCATGCTGATTATCAATCAACGTCCGCAGTTGGGGTGGCTCCTGCCGGCCATCGGAGTCGTGTGGGTAAATCTGCACGGAGTCGAGTATCCGGTGATGCTTCTTATCTGCGGAGCCTATCTCTGCGAGTATTTCATCGCGAAGCTTTTGCGCCGTCCTGTCCCGAACGAGTTGCGGCAGCTCCGGTGGCCGTTGATCGCCACAATGTACACGGTGCTGGCCACCCCGGCGGGGACGGGTCTTCTGCTCAAACCATTTGCCGCGCCCTTGTTCCACGAACTGGTTATCAACGAACTCCGCGCCACGAAACTGAGCGACCTTGTGGTGTTCTCACTCTATCCCGTGAGCAACGCAGTAGGTTCCCTGGCAAATCTGCTCATGGTGATCCTGGGGGTAAGTGCCACGGTTCTGTGCGTAATGCGCCGGATTCGCTTAAGCCGCCTTATCCTCATTGCTGGAGGCCTCCTCCTGCTGCCTCAGTCACGCCGGTTCACTTATGAGTTCGTGCTGCTGCTGCTGCCTCTGATAGGGGATGCCCTTTTCCTGTTGAGCCAAAAGACTCGCGATATATCCTGGAGGGCCGCCGTATCCACCGGGCTGGCCATGGTTTGCGGAACCATATTTGTTGTGGTTGGATATCTTGGATACAGGCCGCATTTCCCCTTGAGCCATGGCCAACTGCCGGTAGGCGTGTGCGACTTCCTTGAGAAAGAGGGTCCCGGCGGCCGCATTCTGAACGAACCAAACTCGGGCGGTTATTTGGTTTGGAGACTGCATCCCAAATACAGTTTGTTCATGGACATGGAGACCATGCTCTTTAGCAGCTTTGATTTCTTTCAAAGCTCCAACTTCGCACACGACAAAACGGTTTTGGGGAAAATGCTTGAGCGTTATGCGCCCGATTTCATCATGATCGCCAAGGATGACCAGGGCTTCGCTGAAACAATGGCTGGTTTCCCTCGTCTCGTGCCGGTTTTTCTTGATGATTACGCCGTTCTCTACGCCGACTCGGACAAACACCCTGGCCTTGTGGGCAAATACCGCATGGAAGCTTTGCCGATAGCCGGCATGGCAAGCGCCGACTACAAGGCGATGAATAGCGAAACCAGGGCAAAGGCCCTTGTGGAAGCACAAAGGCTCCTGGCGGTGTATCCGGAAGGGCTTGTGGCAAACGCGGTGGTGACAAAGATTCTCATGGCCGAAGGACAATTGGAGAAAGCTGCTGTTCATGCTGAAATGATGGTAAGCAGGCACCCAGAGCATTTCATGGGGTATGCCCTGGGTGCACAAGTCGCGTTCGAGCAGAACGACTTTAAACGAGCGGTCAAACTAAACCTCAAGGCCCTTGACCGAGCCAACCCGGTTGAAGGGGTGAGCATCAAACGCAACCTTTATGCTGCGTATGTTAGGCTTGAAGAGTATTCCAAGGGGTACGAGGCGTTGAAGGATGTTGCCAATCCGTTGGTATGGAATACTCCGGCCAAAGACCTCTACGATCTGGGAATTGTGGCTGCTTTATCGGGCAAGGGCCGGGAAGGCCTTCTTTTGCTAGATATGGCCCTGACAAAAGCCCCTGCTGAGGATGAAGAGCTGATCAAGGAAATTGAAAAGTATAGGACGAAATTAAACTCTGCCATCGGACGCTAA
- a CDS encoding sigma-54-dependent Fis family transcriptional regulator: MFQRVRVDISLGVLIPFILGGIASLCVLGTEAAWRFGFLEGGASARNGYITAAVTGLAVFGVAMLLGTLVLKPVKEFLERAKKLPMLKEPAERMERARGAEIEALGQMFEHVTQVMESLDAKALFPGVIGESRPLRGVMSQVAKVAPSEATVLLTGESGTGKDLFANTIHSHSKRKDRAFVAVNCAAIPPGLMESELFGHEKGAFTGAIAVKKGKFEQASNGTLFLDEIGDMPLETQAKILRALENGEAERVGGAKPVRFNVRLVAATNKNLQEMITRNEFREDLYHRLNVFPILLPPLRVRPEDIPMLCSHFLERFGPGLTLSTEALQLLMAYSWPGNVRELRNSLERAAVLADEHGMVLPEHLPAQLRLVSATEPQLPVMPESRAKDLDERLEEIEKSLIIAALIKSHGVQVRAAEMLGIKERSLWHRIKKLGLDPAAYKPN, translated from the coding sequence ATGTTTCAGCGAGTGCGTGTGGACATATCCCTTGGCGTGCTCATTCCCTTCATCCTGGGGGGGATCGCCTCGCTGTGCGTATTGGGAACGGAGGCTGCTTGGCGATTCGGTTTTCTTGAGGGAGGGGCTTCGGCCCGCAACGGCTACATCACGGCGGCTGTTACCGGTCTTGCTGTTTTCGGCGTAGCCATGCTGCTTGGAACTCTGGTGTTGAAGCCCGTAAAGGAGTTTCTGGAAAGGGCCAAGAAACTGCCGATGCTCAAGGAACCAGCGGAACGGATGGAACGGGCCCGTGGCGCAGAAATTGAAGCTCTGGGCCAAATGTTCGAGCACGTCACCCAGGTGATGGAAAGCCTGGACGCAAAGGCGCTTTTCCCGGGCGTCATTGGTGAGAGCAGACCCTTGCGGGGAGTGATGTCCCAGGTAGCCAAGGTTGCTCCTTCGGAAGCAACTGTATTGCTGACCGGGGAATCCGGAACGGGCAAGGATTTGTTCGCCAACACCATCCATTCCCACTCCAAACGCAAAGATAGGGCTTTCGTGGCGGTGAACTGCGCGGCCATCCCCCCCGGACTCATGGAGAGCGAGCTGTTCGGGCACGAAAAAGGGGCCTTCACCGGGGCAATCGCCGTAAAAAAAGGCAAGTTCGAGCAGGCCAGCAACGGTACACTCTTTCTGGATGAGATAGGCGACATGCCTTTGGAGACACAGGCCAAAATTTTGCGTGCCCTTGAAAACGGGGAGGCCGAGAGGGTCGGTGGGGCCAAGCCGGTTCGGTTCAATGTCCGGCTGGTTGCGGCCACCAACAAAAATCTCCAGGAAATGATCACTCGCAACGAGTTCCGGGAAGATCTCTACCATCGCTTGAACGTCTTCCCGATTCTCTTGCCGCCATTACGCGTCCGGCCTGAGGACATTCCGATGCTGTGCTCGCACTTTCTTGAGCGCTTCGGGCCTGGGCTCACTCTTTCAACGGAAGCACTGCAGCTGCTGATGGCGTATTCCTGGCCGGGAAATGTACGTGAATTGCGCAACTCTCTGGAGCGGGCGGCGGTCCTGGCAGATGAACATGGCATGGTTCTGCCCGAGCATTTGCCCGCACAGCTCAGGCTCGTTTCCGCCACTGAGCCGCAACTGCCAGTAATGCCCGAGAGCAGGGCCAAGGACTTGGACGAGCGTCTTGAAGAGATAGAGAAGAGCCTTATCATAGCGGCACTTATCAAAAGTCATGGGGTTCAGGTTCGGGCGGCCGAGATGCTTGGCATAAAAGAGCGCAGTCTTTGGCATCGCATCAAAAAGCTCGGGTTGGACCCCGCTGCCTACAAGCCGAACTGA